From Myotis daubentonii chromosome 15, mMyoDau2.1, whole genome shotgun sequence, one genomic window encodes:
- the ADAT1 gene encoding tRNA-specific adenosine deaminase 1, with protein sequence MWTPDEIARLCYKHYGSRLPKQGKPEPNREWTLLAAVVKIQPIAGQACDCPDKQVPVTKEVVSMGTGTKCIGQSKMRKSGDILNDSHAEVIARRSFQRYLLHQLHLAATLKEDSIFIPGTQRGLWKLRPDLSFLFFSSHTPCGDASIIPMLEFEDQPCYPVSRDWAHNPSMEASGNLEATEDKRKCEDPDSRMTKKMRLEPGTPDRDVTNGVAHHQSFGNQGSGPVPPSVSGSNVTSEELATVTGMAPSGAKVVDVYRTGAKCVPGEVGDSGKPGVAYHRVGLLRVKPGRGDRTCSMSCSDKLARWNVLGCQGSLLMHFLEEPVYLSAVVIGKCPYSQEAMQRALIRRCQNVSSLPEGFGVQEVKIQQSELLFEQSRCAVQAKRADRPGRLVPSGAAISWSAVPEQPLDVTANGFPQGTTKKGIRSLQARSRISKVELFRSFQELLSSISEDKWPDSLRVRKLETYQEYKEAASAYQEAWSALRKQAFGSWIRNPPDYHQFK encoded by the exons ATGTGGACCCCGGATGAGATTGCACGCCTATGTTACAAGCACTATGGGAGCAGGCTGCCCAAGCAGGGGAAGCCTGAGCCCAACCGGGAATGGACGTTACTAGCAGCCGTGGTGAAAATACAGCCTATAGCTGGCCAAGCCTGTGACTGCCCTGACAAACAGGTGCCAG TGACAAAGGAAGTTGTCTCAATGGGAACAGGAACAAAATGCATAGGCCAGTCCAAAATGAGGAAGAGCG GAGATATCCTCAATGATAGCCATGCTGAGGTCATAGCCAGAAGGAGTTTCCAAAG GTACCTTCTCCATCAACTTCACTTGGCAGCCACCTTGAAGGAGGATAGCATCTTTATCCCAGGAACTCAGAGAGGACTGTGGAAACTCAGACCAgacctttcatttttatttttctccagccACACACCCT GTGGGGATGCCTCTATCATCCCAATGCTCGAGTTTGAAGATCAGCCTTGCTATCCTGTCAGTAGAGATTGGGCCCATAACCCATCAATGGAAGCCAGTGGTAACCTGGAAGCTACTGAAGATAAAAGGAAATGTGAAGACCCGGACAGTCGCATGACCAAAAAAATGAGGCTTGAACCCGGAACTCCTGACAGAGACGTCACCAACGGTGTGGCTCACCATCAGAGTTTTGGCAATCAGGGAAGTGGCCCAGTCCCCCCAAGTGTCAGCGGCTCTAATGTTACCTCGGAGGAACTGGCCACTGTCACTGGGATGGCCCCCAGTGGTGCCAAAGTGGTGGATGTTTATAGGACAGGAGCCAAGTGTGTGCCTGGCGAAGTGGGAGACTCGGGGAAGCCTGGTGTTGCGTATCACCGGGTAGGGCTGCTCCGAGTGAAGCCAGGCCGGGGAGACAGGACTTGCTCCATGTCCTGCAGCGACAAGTTGGCACGGTGGAATGTCCTTGGATGCCAGGGGTCACTGTTGATGCACTTCCTAGAAGAGCCTGTCTACCTGTCAGCTGTGGTCATCGGGAAGTGCCCATACAGCCAGGAAGCCATGCAGAGAGCACTAATTAGGAG GTGTCAGAATGTCTCCTCTTTACCCGAAGGCTTTGGAGTCCAAGAAGTAAAAATACAGCAGTCGGAGTTACTGTTTGAGCAGAGCCGCTGTGCCGTGCAGGCAAAAAGGGCCGACCGTCCAGGGCGACTTGTTCCTTCTGGAGCAG CCATCAGCTGGAGTGCAGTTCCTGAGCAGCCATTGGATGTCACTGCCAATGGCTTTCCACAGGGAACAACAAAGAAAGGAATCAGAAGCCTTCAGGCCAG ATCTCGAATCAGCAAAGTGGAACTCTTTAGATCATTCCAGGAGCTGCTAAGCAGTATTTCAGAGGACAAGTGGCCAGACTCCCTCAG GGTGCGGAAGCTAGAAACATACCAGGAGTACAAGGAGGCTGCATCTGCTTACCAGGAAGCCTGGAGCGCACTCCGGAAGCAGGCATTTGGGTCCTGGATCAGAAATCCCCCGGATTACCACCAGTTTAAATAA